One part of the Clostridium thermosuccinogenes genome encodes these proteins:
- a CDS encoding glycoside hydrolase family 18 protein, which produces MSSKTNGAKLMIAAYLGDRSTHMLREEDVMKLTHINYAFAHVKDGEVTGSHLKNIGRLNELKALNPDLKTVISIGGWGAGGFSEAASTPESRKKFADTAVELMLRNNFDGIDIDWEYPCSSLAGIASSPDDKQNFTLMLAEIREKLDLVGRESGKHYMLNIAAGAGQYFLDGTEMDKAQQYLDYVNLMTYDMRGSFQNTTGHHTNLYDQTGDPDGISGERAVNMFVEAGVPVEKIVLGAAFYARVWKGVENAGTGLNRKAQTTGCHTIDYTGLLESYINKNGYTRYWDDLAKAPYLFNGDTFISYDDEESLTYKAEFIKNRGLAGIMFWEYPLDSSYTLVDRLYKEINCK; this is translated from the coding sequence ATGTCTTCAAAAACCAATGGGGCTAAGCTCATGATAGCGGCATATCTCGGTGACAGAAGCACGCATATGCTGAGAGAAGAAGATGTAATGAAGCTTACGCATATCAATTATGCTTTTGCTCATGTGAAGGATGGTGAGGTTACCGGTAGCCATTTGAAGAATATTGGCAGGCTGAATGAATTAAAAGCGCTGAATCCGGATTTGAAAACGGTGATTTCCATAGGCGGATGGGGAGCCGGAGGCTTTTCAGAAGCAGCTTCTACGCCTGAATCCCGAAAGAAATTTGCCGATACTGCTGTGGAGCTAATGCTAAGAAACAATTTTGACGGTATAGATATTGACTGGGAATATCCCTGTTCATCATTGGCCGGCATAGCTTCCAGCCCGGACGACAAACAGAACTTTACCCTTATGCTGGCTGAGATTCGTGAAAAACTGGATTTAGTAGGCAGGGAGAGCGGAAAACACTATATGCTCAATATAGCTGCCGGAGCCGGCCAGTATTTTCTGGATGGGACCGAAATGGATAAGGCCCAGCAGTATTTAGATTATGTCAATCTCATGACTTATGATATGAGAGGCAGCTTCCAGAATACTACCGGGCACCATACAAACCTGTACGATCAGACGGGGGATCCGGACGGAATAAGCGGGGAAAGAGCCGTGAATATGTTTGTGGAAGCCGGAGTACCGGTGGAGAAAATAGTTTTGGGGGCCGCTTTTTATGCCCGGGTATGGAAAGGCGTGGAAAACGCCGGCACCGGACTCAATAGGAAGGCTCAGACAACAGGATGCCATACAATTGATTATACAGGCTTGCTGGAATCTTATATAAATAAAAACGGTTATACAAGATATTGGGATGACCTGGCAAAAGCGCCGTATTTATTTAACGGAGATACCTTTATCTCCTATGATGATGAGGAATCTTTGACATACAAGGCTGAGTTCATAAAAAACAGAGGGCTTGCTGGAATCATGTTCTGGGAATATCCGCTGGACAGCAGCTATACTCTGGTAGATAGGCTTTATAAGGAGATTAACTGCAAATAA
- a CDS encoding uroporphyrinogen decarboxylase family protein produces MNDYMKAMLFKRPDAIPVGISLLPATWMKYREELSDLVERHPIIFPGYKREGHDYDWKPDSYKEGEFTDAWGCVWENVKDGFESIVKKHPIPRREDIRSFKAPTVDAGLPHGFMFLRLTDLRGFEEAMIDFAEEPEELQMLIDIVLEYNMRQIDILLKNNKSEILYFGDDLGMQTSLPISPEKWRKYLKPCYAKMYSRCHEDGRYVYMHSDGHIYEIIPDLVECGVNIINPQFRANGLDNLVRVCKGKVCVAIDLDRQMFPFCSPKDIDDHVREVVEKLGSPEGGLILQAECASDVPLEIIEALCVAMEKYRLAFS; encoded by the coding sequence ATGAATGATTATATGAAGGCAATGCTTTTTAAGCGCCCGGACGCAATTCCTGTCGGTATATCGCTTCTTCCTGCCACTTGGATGAAGTACAGGGAGGAGCTAAGCGACTTGGTGGAAAGGCACCCCATAATATTCCCGGGATACAAAAGAGAAGGCCATGATTATGACTGGAAGCCGGATTCCTATAAAGAAGGGGAATTCACTGACGCCTGGGGCTGTGTTTGGGAAAACGTAAAGGATGGCTTTGAATCAATTGTGAAAAAGCACCCTATACCCAGACGGGAAGACATAAGGAGCTTTAAGGCTCCCACTGTGGACGCGGGATTGCCTCATGGCTTCATGTTCTTAAGACTGACTGACTTAAGAGGCTTTGAGGAAGCAATGATAGATTTTGCAGAAGAGCCGGAAGAACTTCAGATGCTCATTGACATAGTTCTGGAATATAACATGAGACAGATTGATATATTGCTGAAAAATAACAAGTCTGAGATATTATACTTCGGTGATGATCTGGGGATGCAGACCAGCCTTCCCATCAGCCCTGAGAAATGGAGGAAGTATTTGAAGCCTTGTTATGCAAAGATGTACTCCAGGTGTCATGAGGACGGCAGGTATGTATATATGCATTCCGACGGGCATATATATGAAATAATACCGGATCTTGTCGAGTGCGGAGTCAATATAATCAATCCTCAGTTCAGGGCAAACGGCCTTGATAATCTGGTGCGGGTTTGCAAGGGAAAGGTTTGTGTCGCTATCGACCTGGACCGCCAGATGTTCCCCTTCTGCAGCCCGAAGGACATCGATGACCACGTACGGGAGGTAGTGGAAAAGCTTGGCTCTCCGGAGGGCGGCCTGATACTCCAGGCAGAATGTGCATCGGATGTGCCCCTTGAAATAATTGAAGCTCTTTGTGTAGCCATGGAAAAGTACCGGTTGGCCTTTTCGTGA